A genomic segment from Diospyros lotus cultivar Yz01 chromosome 5, ASM1463336v1, whole genome shotgun sequence encodes:
- the LOC127801435 gene encoding uncharacterized protein LOC127801435 has protein sequence TILDKNEIHVSASYIEKYSGDLKTEITGVLYHEMTHVWQWFGTNEAPAPGGLTEGIADYVRLTAGYPAAHWVKPGQGDKWDQGYDVTARFLEYLEGLKGGFVAELNKKMRGGYSAAYFVELLGKTVDELWSDYKAKYNNPT, from the coding sequence ACCATCCTCGATAAGAACGAGATCCACGTCAGCGCAAGCTACATCGAAAAATATTCCGGCGACCTCAAGACGGAGATAACGGGGGTGCTCTACCACGAGATGACGCACGTGTGGCAGTGGTTCGGGACCAACGAGGCTCCGGCACCGGGAGGGCTGACAGAGGGGATCGCCGACTATGTGAGGCTGACGGCGGGATATCCGGCCGCCCACTGGGTGAAGCCGGGCCAGGGCGACAAGTGGGACCAAGGCTACGACGTGACAGCAAGGTTTCTGGAGTATCTTGAGGGTCTGAAAGGCGGGTTCGTGGCGGAGCTGAACAAGAAGATGAGAGGCGGTTACAGTGCCGCCTACTTCGTGGAGCTGTTGGGGAAGACAGTTGATGAGCTGTGGAGTGATTATAAGGCTAAGTATAACAATCCCACCTAG